Proteins encoded by one window of Antechinus flavipes isolate AdamAnt ecotype Samford, QLD, Australia chromosome 4, AdamAnt_v2, whole genome shotgun sequence:
- the PLN gene encoding cardiac phospholamban encodes MEKVQYLTRSAIRRASTIEMPQQARQNLQELFINFCLILICLLLICIIVMLL; translated from the coding sequence ATGGAGAAAGTCCAGTACCTCACCCGCTCTGCTATAAGAAGAGCTTCAACTATTGAAATGCCTCAACAAGCACGTCAAAATCTCCAGGAACTCTTTATCAATTTCTGTCTCATATTAATATGTCTCTTGCTTATCTGCATCATTGTGATGCTTCTCTGA